From Acinetobacter lwoffii, a single genomic window includes:
- a CDS encoding DJ-1/PfpI family protein produces MPKRIAVLLTNNFEDQEYLEPVAALLEAKHSICNIEFNVGKVVYGLHGCSAVTIDRGIEQISIDDFDALLIPGGESAVSLSTDLRVLQFIQAFNQAKKTIFSLCDASLLLCEADVLKNRIITSIRAHASRVQRAGGTYYDAELVNDNNQLISSRLPNDLPIFIHECLDVLKS; encoded by the coding sequence ATGCCAAAAAGAATAGCTGTACTTTTGACGAATAATTTTGAAGATCAGGAATATCTTGAACCCGTTGCGGCCTTGCTGGAAGCAAAGCATAGCATCTGTAATATTGAGTTTAATGTAGGAAAAGTGGTCTATGGTCTGCATGGCTGTTCTGCAGTGACGATTGACCGGGGCATCGAACAAATCAGTATTGATGATTTTGATGCCTTGCTGATCCCTGGCGGTGAATCTGCAGTTTCTTTATCTACCGATCTCCGGGTGCTTCAATTTATCCAAGCTTTTAACCAGGCCAAGAAAACCATCTTTAGTTTATGTGATGCATCATTATTACTGTGCGAAGCAGATGTACTAAAAAATCGAATTATTACCAGTATTCGCGCGCATGCCAGTCGCGTACAACGTGCCGGTGGAACGTATTATGATGCGGAACTGGTGAATGACAATAATCAGTTGATTTCATCGCGCCTACCCAATGATTTACCCATTTTTATTCATGAATGTTTGGATGTTTTAAAATCATAA
- the hisC gene encoding histidinol-phosphate transaminase, protein MSFVPANSGISKLKPYQPGKPISELERELGLTDIVKLASNENPLGCSDKVKEAVAAEIAEIGRYPDGGGFILKDQIKTQFGFNHDQITLGNGSNDLLEMFARAFVSENDSVVYSQHAFAVYALVTQAINAQAIEVPAKGFSHDLEAMAAAIQDNTKLVFIANPNNPTGTWFEEAEFEAFMQKVPANVIVVLDEAYVEYFPENFNSLKFLAQYPNLIVSRTLSKCYGLAALRVGFALASVEVTDYLNRIRQPFNVNHLAMVAAVAALKDEDFIARSREVNKAGMAQLEAGFKALGLNYVPSRANFILVDVQADPSATFNGLLKQGVIVRPVGISNHIRVSIGTEAENAKFLSALAKVLGLEAKA, encoded by the coding sequence ATGTCGTTTGTTCCAGCCAATTCAGGCATCTCAAAATTAAAGCCATATCAACCGGGTAAACCGATCAGTGAACTTGAGCGCGAGTTGGGTCTTACCGATATCGTCAAACTGGCTTCAAATGAAAATCCGCTGGGTTGTTCAGATAAAGTCAAAGAAGCGGTCGCTGCGGAAATTGCTGAAATTGGCCGTTATCCAGATGGTGGTGGTTTTATCCTGAAAGATCAGATCAAAACCCAGTTTGGTTTTAATCATGATCAGATTACCTTGGGGAATGGTTCAAACGACTTACTGGAAATGTTTGCCCGTGCATTCGTTTCAGAAAATGATTCGGTGGTGTATAGCCAGCATGCTTTTGCGGTTTATGCATTGGTAACTCAAGCCATTAATGCGCAAGCGATTGAAGTACCAGCTAAAGGCTTTTCGCATGACTTGGAAGCAATGGCGGCTGCCATTCAGGACAATACCAAACTCGTCTTCATTGCAAACCCGAACAATCCAACTGGAACTTGGTTCGAAGAAGCTGAATTTGAAGCTTTCATGCAAAAAGTTCCTGCTAATGTCATCGTGGTTCTGGATGAAGCCTATGTGGAATATTTCCCGGAAAACTTCAACAGCTTGAAATTCCTCGCGCAATATCCAAACCTGATCGTTAGCCGTACTTTGTCGAAGTGCTATGGTTTGGCTGCACTACGTGTTGGTTTTGCTCTGGCTTCAGTAGAAGTGACGGATTATCTCAATCGTATTCGTCAGCCATTTAATGTCAACCATCTTGCGATGGTGGCTGCGGTGGCTGCACTGAAAGATGAAGATTTTATCGCGCGTTCTCGTGAAGTGAATAAAGCCGGTATGGCGCAACTTGAAGCTGGTTTTAAGGCTTTGGGTCTTAACTATGTGCCTTCACGTGCCAACTTTATCTTGGTAGATGTACAGGCAGACCCATCAGCAACCTTCAATGGTCTGCTCAAGCAAGGGGTGATTGTGCGTCCGGTCGGTATTTCTAATCACATTCGGGTATCGATTGGTACTGAAGCAGAAAATGCGAAATTCTTGAGCGCATTGGCTAAAGTACTCGGTTTAGAGGCAAAAGCTTAA
- the pheA gene encoding prephenate dehydratase, producing MINDDQNTTTSLDLVKIREDIDSVDQQIQQLINRRARLAEAVAKAKFASEENPLFYRPEREAQVLRNVMERNEGPLSDTTMARLFREIMSACLALEAPQSIAFLGPVGTYTHSAVLKHFGHDAVVRPLPTIDEVFRDVEAGSAHYGLVPVENSSEGVVNHTLDCFKTSNLNVIGEVELPIHHQFLISENTRKDSIKQIYAHQQTLAQCRKWLDAHYPGVERVALSSNAEAARRIRNEWHSAAIASEIAASIYDLEIMHSNIEDNPENTTRFLVIGREKVPQSGNDKTSLLISAHDRAGALLEILAPFAKHNISLTSIETRPALPEKWAYVFFIDLEGHIEQEHVKAAIEEIRPLVKEVRVLGSYPAAVL from the coding sequence ATGATCAACGACGATCAAAACACCACGACTTCTCTTGATTTGGTAAAAATTCGTGAAGATATCGATTCTGTTGATCAGCAAATTCAGCAATTGATTAACCGTCGGGCACGTTTGGCTGAAGCTGTGGCAAAAGCAAAGTTTGCCTCAGAAGAGAATCCGCTGTTTTACCGTCCAGAACGTGAAGCTCAGGTTTTGCGTAATGTCATGGAACGTAATGAAGGGCCATTGTCTGATACCACCATGGCACGTCTGTTCCGTGAAATCATGTCGGCCTGTCTGGCACTCGAAGCTCCGCAAAGCATTGCTTTCCTTGGACCAGTCGGGACTTATACCCATTCTGCGGTACTCAAGCACTTTGGTCATGATGCTGTGGTTCGTCCTTTACCGACCATTGATGAAGTTTTCCGTGACGTGGAAGCAGGCAGTGCCCATTATGGTCTGGTGCCGGTAGAAAATTCCTCTGAAGGCGTGGTCAACCATACTTTGGACTGTTTTAAAACATCGAACCTGAATGTGATTGGCGAAGTTGAATTACCGATTCACCATCAGTTCCTGATTTCTGAAAATACCCGTAAAGACAGCATCAAACAGATTTATGCGCATCAGCAGACTTTGGCACAGTGCCGTAAGTGGCTGGATGCGCATTATCCAGGCGTGGAACGTGTCGCTTTAAGCTCCAACGCAGAAGCAGCGCGCCGTATTCGTAATGAATGGCATTCTGCCGCGATTGCCTCTGAAATTGCTGCGAGCATTTATGATCTCGAAATCATGCATAGCAATATCGAGGATAATCCGGAAAATACCACACGCTTCCTGGTGATTGGCCGTGAAAAAGTGCCACAAAGCGGTAATGACAAGACTTCATTACTGATTTCAGCACATGATCGTGCCGGGGCTTTGCTGGAAATTCTGGCGCCATTTGCCAAGCATAATATCAGTCTGACCAGCATTGAAACCCGTCCTGCACTTCCTGAAAAATGGGCTTATGTGTTCTTCATTGATCTTGAAGGCCATATTGAGCAGGAACACGTGAAAGCAGCCATTGAAGAAATTCGTCCTTTGGTTAAAGAAGTTCGCGTGCTCGGTTCATATCCTGCAGCTGTACTTTAA